A portion of the Euwallacea similis isolate ESF13 chromosome 8, ESF131.1, whole genome shotgun sequence genome contains these proteins:
- the LOC136410555 gene encoding dual specificity tyrosine-phosphorylation-regulated kinase 2-like isoform X3 produces MSSAVAVNPLKMPMSRTQLFPSHAQYIQEGGGGNLPPLKQGSGKEQSPPVASTASSANSAILPELNVSSLGLQCLNRGTTSTPLKSSQTSLVSLTGNECKPRTMVTTPEQVLKLYMNKLTPYEHHEIFNYPQIYFIGANAKKRPGIIGNPNNCDYDNDQGSYIHILHDHVGYRYEVLKVIGKGSFGQVVKAYDHANHMHVALKMVRNEKRFHRQAQEEVRILEHLRKQDKDNTMNIIHMLDSFTFRNHMCITFELLSINLYELIKKNKFKGFSLQLVRKFCHSLLLCLDSLNRNKIIHCDMKPENVLLKQQGRSGLKVIDFGSSCYEQNRVYTYIQSRFYRAPEVILGARYGMPIDMWSLGCILAELLTGFPLLPGEDEADQLACIMELLGMPPQKLLDQSKRAKNFISSKGIPRYCNCTTMGDGTVVLSGGLSRRGKPRGPPGSKDLKRALKGCDDPLFLDFIQRCLEWDPDTRMTPAQALRHAWLRRRLPRPPGEKIDQNSAGVSRTGSTGVPRTPKTQSSQQVSFGDGNA; encoded by the exons ATGTCTAGTGCCGTGGCTGTTAATCCTCTCAAAATGCCCATGTCACGAACACAGCTATTTCCCTCTCATGCACAATATATCCAAGAGGGAGGTGGAGGCAATTTGCCCCCCTTGAAGCAAGGCTCCGGCAAGGAACAAAGTCCTCCAGTAGCATCCACAGCTAGTTCAGCAAATTCAGCCATCCTCCCAGAGTTAAATGTTTCTAGTTTGGGACTGCAATGTTTAAATCGAGGTACAACATCAACTCCACTTAAATCTTCACAAACAAGCCTAGTAAGTCTCACAGGCAATGAGTGTAAACCACGAACCATGGTAACAACGCCGGAGCAAGTTTTGAAACTTTACATGAATAAGTTGACACCTTATGAACatcatgaaatttttaattatcctcaaatatattttattggagCAAATGCCAAAAAGCGCCCAGGTATTATAGGAAATCCAAATAACTGTGACTATGACAATGATCAGGGATCTTACATTCACATCCTTCACGACCATGTAGGTTATAGatatgaagttttaaaagttattGGAAAAGGATCTTTTGGACAAGTTGTTAAAGCCTATGACCATGCCAATCATATGCATGTTGCCTTAAAGATGGTTCGCAATGAAAAAAGATTTCACCGCCAGGCACAAGAGGAAGTTAGGATTTTGGAACACCTCCGCAAACAAGACAAAGACAATACAATGAATATTATTCACATGCTAGATTCATTTACATTTAGAAATCATATGTGCATAACTTTCGAGTTGCTGTCCATTAACTTATATGAACTTATCaagaagaataaatttaagggCTTTAGTTTGCAACTTGTCAGGAAGTTTTGCCACTCTCTATTGCTATGCCTTGATTCATTGAACCGgaacaaaattattcattgTGACATGAAGCCGGAGAATGTACTTTTAAAGCAGCAAGGAAGAAGTGGTTTAAAG GTAATTGATTTCGGGTCTTCATGTTATGAACAAAACAGGGTATACACATATATTCAGTCAAGATTCTACCGTGCCCCAGAGGTGATCTTGGGAGCTCGCTATGGCATGCCTATCGATATGTGGTCCTTAGGTTGCATCTTGGCAGAACTGCTGACTGGGTTTCCCCTACTCCCTGGGGAAGACGAAGCTGACCAATTAGCTTGCATAATGGAATTGCTTGGGATGCCTCCCCAGAAGCTCTTGGATCAGTCAAAAAGGGCCAAGAACTTTATAAGCTCCAAGGGCATACCAAGATACTGTAACTGCACCACTATGGGTGATG GTACTGTGGTGCTCTCAGGTGGTTTAAGCCGGCGAGGCAAGCCCAGAGGTCCGCCTGGAAGCAAGGACCTAAAAAGGGCATTAAAAGGCTGTGATGACCCTTTGTTTCTCGATTTTATTCAACGTTGCCTGGAATGGGACCCCGACACTCGAATGACCCCAGCTCAAGCTCTACGGCATGCCTGGTTAAGGCGAAGGTTGCCGCGTCCCCCAGGTGAAAAG ATCGACCAAAACAGCGCAGGAGTATCTAGAACTGGATCAACGGGAGTCCCAAGAACCCCAAAAACCCAATCTTCTCAACAAGTATCTTTTGGTGATGGAAACGCATGA
- the LOC136410555 gene encoding dual specificity tyrosine-phosphorylation-regulated kinase 2-like isoform X1 — MSSAVAVNPLKMPMSRTQLFPSHAQYIQEGGGGNLPPLKQGSGKEQSPPVASTASSANSAILPELNVSSLGLQCLNRGTTSTPLKSSQTSLVSLTGNECKPRTMVTTPEQVLKLYMNKLTPYEHHEIFNYPQIYFIGANAKKRPGIIGNPNNCDYDNDQGSYIHILHDHVGYRYEVLKVIGKGSFGQVVKAYDHANHMHVALKMVRNEKRFHRQAQEEVRILEHLRKQDKDNTMNIIHMLDSFTFRNHMCITFELLSINLYELIKKNKFKGFSLQLVRKFCHSLLLCLDSLNRNKIIHCDMKPENVLLKQQGRSGLKVIDFGSSCYEQNRVYTYIQSRFYRAPEVILGARYGMPIDMWSLGCILAELLTGFPLLPGEDEADQLACIMELLGMPPQKLLDQSKRAKNFISSKGIPRYCNCTTMGDGTVVLSGGLSRRGKPRGPPGSKDLKRALKGCDDPLFLDFIQRCLEWDPDTRMTPAQALRHAWLRRRLPRPPGEKVSVRISFEIQIDQNSAGVSRTGSTGVPRTPKTQSSQQVSFGDGNA; from the exons ATGTCTAGTGCCGTGGCTGTTAATCCTCTCAAAATGCCCATGTCACGAACACAGCTATTTCCCTCTCATGCACAATATATCCAAGAGGGAGGTGGAGGCAATTTGCCCCCCTTGAAGCAAGGCTCCGGCAAGGAACAAAGTCCTCCAGTAGCATCCACAGCTAGTTCAGCAAATTCAGCCATCCTCCCAGAGTTAAATGTTTCTAGTTTGGGACTGCAATGTTTAAATCGAGGTACAACATCAACTCCACTTAAATCTTCACAAACAAGCCTAGTAAGTCTCACAGGCAATGAGTGTAAACCACGAACCATGGTAACAACGCCGGAGCAAGTTTTGAAACTTTACATGAATAAGTTGACACCTTATGAACatcatgaaatttttaattatcctcaaatatattttattggagCAAATGCCAAAAAGCGCCCAGGTATTATAGGAAATCCAAATAACTGTGACTATGACAATGATCAGGGATCTTACATTCACATCCTTCACGACCATGTAGGTTATAGatatgaagttttaaaagttattGGAAAAGGATCTTTTGGACAAGTTGTTAAAGCCTATGACCATGCCAATCATATGCATGTTGCCTTAAAGATGGTTCGCAATGAAAAAAGATTTCACCGCCAGGCACAAGAGGAAGTTAGGATTTTGGAACACCTCCGCAAACAAGACAAAGACAATACAATGAATATTATTCACATGCTAGATTCATTTACATTTAGAAATCATATGTGCATAACTTTCGAGTTGCTGTCCATTAACTTATATGAACTTATCaagaagaataaatttaagggCTTTAGTTTGCAACTTGTCAGGAAGTTTTGCCACTCTCTATTGCTATGCCTTGATTCATTGAACCGgaacaaaattattcattgTGACATGAAGCCGGAGAATGTACTTTTAAAGCAGCAAGGAAGAAGTGGTTTAAAG GTAATTGATTTCGGGTCTTCATGTTATGAACAAAACAGGGTATACACATATATTCAGTCAAGATTCTACCGTGCCCCAGAGGTGATCTTGGGAGCTCGCTATGGCATGCCTATCGATATGTGGTCCTTAGGTTGCATCTTGGCAGAACTGCTGACTGGGTTTCCCCTACTCCCTGGGGAAGACGAAGCTGACCAATTAGCTTGCATAATGGAATTGCTTGGGATGCCTCCCCAGAAGCTCTTGGATCAGTCAAAAAGGGCCAAGAACTTTATAAGCTCCAAGGGCATACCAAGATACTGTAACTGCACCACTATGGGTGATG GTACTGTGGTGCTCTCAGGTGGTTTAAGCCGGCGAGGCAAGCCCAGAGGTCCGCCTGGAAGCAAGGACCTAAAAAGGGCATTAAAAGGCTGTGATGACCCTTTGTTTCTCGATTTTATTCAACGTTGCCTGGAATGGGACCCCGACACTCGAATGACCCCAGCTCAAGCTCTACGGCATGCCTGGTTAAGGCGAAGGTTGCCGCGTCCCCCAGGTGAAAAGGTAAGTGT TcgaatttcatttgaaattcagATCGACCAAAACAGCGCAGGAGTATCTAGAACTGGATCAACGGGAGTCCCAAGAACCCCAAAAACCCAATCTTCTCAACAAGTATCTTTTGGTGATGGAAACGCATGA
- the LOC136410386 gene encoding uncharacterized protein, translating to MLKHISNGGNANQGSRPDSSIIMEPRDPQPHRFRSPNSSRISTQQSYPLNVSQFSQIHSYTPNLDNSKHSIYSNAAVLSPPGNKVFNGGLNISRIRNQSSFNKFVTKSKEVGVKETLVSLGLLCLVSLLLALLSLIFLLKVSPVTINDIRELLRAEQLTVITAEEYLIVYEVTLALCALTLSLNLCCLLVCAIQFLFAVKLVQNSHGGSNRTSKYLQKSSVSRVCAMGGLFISIPVFLTGIILYTFIQFHSTPAIVTSVFIGLGIIFCGCAMVHNVFIWQREKTNAVKELAQQQELTQQHHNSYHSIASPPLPLNQSHVSAFNHSIGHPLASVHGNGPYIIRPSTTTPPAGESLNISKHPREASGSVSPLMPPNNIDISSVTTTNSPHELSTLV from the exons atgttaaagcaCATTTCAAATGGag GTAACGCAAACCAAGGCTCCCGACCGGACAGTTCTATAATAATGGAACCCCGGGATCCCCAGCCCCACAGGTTTCGTTCTCCAAATTCTAGCAGAATATCGACTCAGCAGTCCTATCCACTGAATGTTTCACAATTTTCGCAAATCCACAGCTATACTCCTAACTTAGATAACTCCAAACACTCAATTTATAGTAATGCTGCTGTACTATCCCCGCCGGGAAACAAAGTGTTTAATGGAGGCCTCAATATCTCAAGGATAAGAAACCAAAGTAGTTTCAACAAATTCGTAACGAAGTCAAAGGAAGTCGGAGTTAAAGAGACTTTAGTCAGCCTGGGACTTTTGTGTTTAGTTAGCCTACTTCTTGCCTTATTATcgttgatttttcttttaaaagtttcccCGGTAACAATTAACGATATACGGGAGCTTTTACGTGCCGAGCAACTGACTGTGATAACTGCTGAAGAATACCTGATAGTTTATGAAGTAACTCTTGCTTTGTGTGCCTTAACATTATCTCTAAATCTATGTTGCCTTTTGGTGTGCGCTATACAGTTCCTGTTTGCCGTTAAGCTTGTACAAAACTCACATGGCGGCAGCAATAG AACTTCCAAATACCTTCAAAAGTCGTCTGTTAGCAGGGTCTGCGCCATGGGAGGtctttttatttctattcCAGTGTTTCTGACTG GAATAATACTGTATACCTTCATTCAATTTCACTCGACGCCTGCCATAGTAACCAGCGTTTTCATAGGCCTTGGAATTATATTTTGTGGGTGCGCCATGGTGCACAACGTTTTCATATGGCAAAGAGAAAAGACTAATGCTGTGAAGGAGCTGGCTCAGCAGCAAGAACTAACTCAGCAACACCATAATTCATATCATAGCATTGCCTCTCCACCATTGCCTTTGAACCAGTCTCATGTTAGCGCATTCAACCATAGCATTGGACATCCCCTAGCGAGTGTACATGGCAATGGGCCCTATATTATTAGGCCTTCAACGACCACCCCACCAGCGGGAGAAAGTCTTAATATTAGCAAGCATCCCAGAGAGGCCAGTGGTAGTGTGAGTCCTCTCATGCCACCCAACAATATTGATATTAGTAGTGTAACCACTACCAATAGCCCTCATGAATTATCTACTTTGGTGTAA
- the LOC136410555 gene encoding dual specificity tyrosine-phosphorylation-regulated kinase 2-like isoform X2 produces MSSAVAVNPLKMPMSRTQLFPSHAQYIQEGGGGNLPPLKQGSGKEQSPPVASTASSANSAILPELNVSSLGLQCLNRGTTSTPLKSSQTSLVSLTGNECKPRTMVTTPEQVLKLYMNKLTPYEHHEIFNYPQIYFIGANAKKRPGIIGNPNNCDYDNDQGSYIHILHDHVGYRYEVLKVIGKGSFGQVVKAYDHANHMHVALKMVRNEKRFHRQAQEEVRILEHLRKQDKDNTMNIIHMLDSFTFRNHMCITFELLSINLYELIKKNKFKGFSLQLVRKFCHSLLLCLDSLNRNKIIHCDMKPENVLLKQQGRSGLKVIDFGSSCYEQNRVYTYIQSRFYRAPEVILGARYGMPIDMWSLGCILAELLTGFPLLPGEDEADQLACIMELLGMPPQKLLDQSKRAKNFISSKGIPRYCNCTTMGDGGLSRRGKPRGPPGSKDLKRALKGCDDPLFLDFIQRCLEWDPDTRMTPAQALRHAWLRRRLPRPPGEKVSVRISFEIQIDQNSAGVSRTGSTGVPRTPKTQSSQQVSFGDGNA; encoded by the exons ATGTCTAGTGCCGTGGCTGTTAATCCTCTCAAAATGCCCATGTCACGAACACAGCTATTTCCCTCTCATGCACAATATATCCAAGAGGGAGGTGGAGGCAATTTGCCCCCCTTGAAGCAAGGCTCCGGCAAGGAACAAAGTCCTCCAGTAGCATCCACAGCTAGTTCAGCAAATTCAGCCATCCTCCCAGAGTTAAATGTTTCTAGTTTGGGACTGCAATGTTTAAATCGAGGTACAACATCAACTCCACTTAAATCTTCACAAACAAGCCTAGTAAGTCTCACAGGCAATGAGTGTAAACCACGAACCATGGTAACAACGCCGGAGCAAGTTTTGAAACTTTACATGAATAAGTTGACACCTTATGAACatcatgaaatttttaattatcctcaaatatattttattggagCAAATGCCAAAAAGCGCCCAGGTATTATAGGAAATCCAAATAACTGTGACTATGACAATGATCAGGGATCTTACATTCACATCCTTCACGACCATGTAGGTTATAGatatgaagttttaaaagttattGGAAAAGGATCTTTTGGACAAGTTGTTAAAGCCTATGACCATGCCAATCATATGCATGTTGCCTTAAAGATGGTTCGCAATGAAAAAAGATTTCACCGCCAGGCACAAGAGGAAGTTAGGATTTTGGAACACCTCCGCAAACAAGACAAAGACAATACAATGAATATTATTCACATGCTAGATTCATTTACATTTAGAAATCATATGTGCATAACTTTCGAGTTGCTGTCCATTAACTTATATGAACTTATCaagaagaataaatttaagggCTTTAGTTTGCAACTTGTCAGGAAGTTTTGCCACTCTCTATTGCTATGCCTTGATTCATTGAACCGgaacaaaattattcattgTGACATGAAGCCGGAGAATGTACTTTTAAAGCAGCAAGGAAGAAGTGGTTTAAAG GTAATTGATTTCGGGTCTTCATGTTATGAACAAAACAGGGTATACACATATATTCAGTCAAGATTCTACCGTGCCCCAGAGGTGATCTTGGGAGCTCGCTATGGCATGCCTATCGATATGTGGTCCTTAGGTTGCATCTTGGCAGAACTGCTGACTGGGTTTCCCCTACTCCCTGGGGAAGACGAAGCTGACCAATTAGCTTGCATAATGGAATTGCTTGGGATGCCTCCCCAGAAGCTCTTGGATCAGTCAAAAAGGGCCAAGAACTTTATAAGCTCCAAGGGCATACCAAGATACTGTAACTGCACCACTATGGGTGATG GTGGTTTAAGCCGGCGAGGCAAGCCCAGAGGTCCGCCTGGAAGCAAGGACCTAAAAAGGGCATTAAAAGGCTGTGATGACCCTTTGTTTCTCGATTTTATTCAACGTTGCCTGGAATGGGACCCCGACACTCGAATGACCCCAGCTCAAGCTCTACGGCATGCCTGGTTAAGGCGAAGGTTGCCGCGTCCCCCAGGTGAAAAGGTAAGTGT TcgaatttcatttgaaattcagATCGACCAAAACAGCGCAGGAGTATCTAGAACTGGATCAACGGGAGTCCCAAGAACCCCAAAAACCCAATCTTCTCAACAAGTATCTTTTGGTGATGGAAACGCATGA
- the LOC136410472 gene encoding putative ATP-dependent DNA helicase Q1 has translation MMTEEEDFGAQIEKISIKIKQLEQEKRLIDADLKRLNSEKDQLQLNFSIARLKTRKPSQWLGQGYPWSEAIVKTLKEVFGFEAFFPNQVAAINAVLSKKDVLVVMPTGGGKSLIYQLPAAMSQNLTIVISPLIALIQDQLAALSKFGVDSATLNSEMPPGEKKNVMKKLTDKKLKIILVTPEFFARSKNFMNKLTKLHHESCINLFVIDEVHCCSQWGHDFRPDYQTLSLIKTQFSGVPLLGLTATATVDVLVDIQKMLDLTDPVIITSPYNRPNLYYKVIHKPDNVQDAQTLVYDFIKNDFANATGIIYAATSNECDQLTTFLRKKNIKAVPYYANMSSEAKNKVHKKWFTGIYKVIVATIAFGMGIDKSDVRFVIHFSLPKSLESLYQETGRAGRNGLKAHCILMYNLFDWLKAYAYTQNTKEENSITQILKYCTNIQTCRRKLISEYFDDTWRALDCLKMCDHCSEPKEDFVTYDVQPCLATILKILNHLRNMDESVTLNKLFGSWFRTCPKKLALPEEPKPKFSKEQAQFIISFFILNNCLSVKRGYSLMSTFAIIYSRLGKEPNLPIYMKYDGVLKGVQCADSRNELKTINLSGSSLTAIKRESDESSIKNKKQKLH, from the exons ATGATGACTGAGGAAGAAG attttggCGCTCAAATTGAGAAAATCTCCATTAAGATAAAACAGCTTGAGCAGGAAAAAAGGCTTATAGATGCCGATTTAAAACGATTGAACTCAGAAAAAGACCAGCTGCAACTCAATTTTTCCATTGCAAGGCTTAAAACCAGAAAACCAAGCCAATGGCTTGGACAGGGATATCCATGGTCTGAAGCAATTGTAAAGACTTTAAAGGAAGTATTTGGATTTGAAGCATTCTTTCCAAATCAAGTGGCCGCTATAAACGCtgtattatcaaaaaaagatGTTTTGGTAGTCATGCCAACTGGAGGAGGGAAGAGTTTAATTTATCAGTTACCAGCAGCAATGTCTCAAAACTTGACAATAGTCATCTCGCCCTTAATTGCCCTGATCCAGGACCAGTTAGCAGCTTTGTCGAAATTTGGTGTTGATTCTGCCACCTTGAATTCAGAGATGCCACCAGGAGAGaagaaaaatgtaatgaaaaaattgacagacaagaagttgaaaataattctTGTGACCCCTGAATTTTTTGCTagatcaaaaaattttatgaataagtTAACAAAGCTGCATCATGAGTCTTGTATCAACCTATTTGTTAttg ATGAAGTTCACTGTTGTTCTCAATGGGGCCACGATTTTCGACCGGACTACCAGACCCTTTCCTtaataaaaactcaattttctgGAGTGCCTCTATTAGGCTTGACTGCGACCGCAACTGTTGACGTTTTAGTGGATATTCAAAAAATGCTAGATTTGACTGATCCAGTTATAATTACTTCTCCTTATAACCGGCCCAATCTTTACTACAAG gTCATACATAAACCTGATAATGTTCAAGATGCTCAAACCTTAGTGTATGACTTTATAAAGAATGACTTTGCTAATGCGACTGGCATCATTTACGCTGCAACATCTAACGAATGCGATCAGCTGACCACATTTTTGCGTAAGAAGAATATTAAAGCAGTTCCTTATTATGCAAACATGAGCTCTGAAGCAAAAAACAAAGTCCATAAGAAATGGTTCACTGGCATTTATAAAGTTATAGTGGCTACAATTGCTTTTGGGATGGGCATTG ataaatctGATGTTCGGTTTGTGATTCATTTCTCATTGCCCAAAAGTCTTGAGTCTCTTTATCAAGAGACTGGTAGAGCAGGAAGAAACGGACTCAAAGCTCATTGTATTTTAATGTACAACTTATTTGATTGGCTCAAGGCCTATGCGTATACACAAAACACCAAAGAAGAAAACAGCATAAcacaaatcttaaaatattgcACGAATATTCAGAC GTGCAGGCGCAAACTGATCTCcgaatattttgatgataCGTGGAGGGCCTTGGACTGCCTCAAGATGTGCGATCATTGTTCGGAGCCTAAAGAAGACTTCGTTACATACGATGTACAACCATGTTTAgcaactattttaaaaatacttaaccACCTACGAAACATGGACGAGTCTGTGACCCTAAACAAATTGTTCGGGTCGTGGTTTCGAACTTGCCCGAAAAAGCTTGCTCTTCCTGAAGAACCTAAACCTAAGTTCAGCAAAGAACAAGCCCAATttatcatttcattttttattttgaataactGTTTGTCAGTCAAGCGAGGATACTCATTGATGTCTACATTTGCTATAATCTATAGCAGGCTGGGGAAAGAGCCCAATCTTCcaatttatatgaaatatgaTGGAGTGTTGAAAGGTGTTCAGTGCGCAGATTCGCGAAATGAACTAAAAACGATTAATCTCAGTGGATCCTCATTAACAGCCATTAAAAGAGAATCAGATGAAAGTAGTATTAAGAATAAAAAGCAAAAGCTTCACTAA
- the Wsck gene encoding putative inactive tyrosine-protein kinase Wsck — protein MNKVILLLLFAIFCCKTDGLDSNFLGCFNSIPQIRSAHLSQVLRERDCAVQCFKRYYRYFNFYDGSCICSNFLGEQITSNVTCDSYCYKQSSNRCKDILLMNVFATGNLVPGPPRDIRITKLTNESCRLIWKEPESYVNINGYVISAVILKTFSSYPPNMLEWQFGNNTFQAELPDLLPATKYNLSIYASSDHGYGVKQYQIIVTKLAEPEYLPPQPVILSNDGDKIEVKLSPVMNNNGPISFYRIVVVKSDDKQGFEANNVLSYDDSQKNSISYYVAAEINPQDIKKNFIVGDGKRYGRFYNAPLNPGVNYQILVGLVSEFNGETKIAYSEASGYNNGISILNVFQEDTLDDASALVTGLSIAIVLLTIILIVGIIGFIILKKRVDNRRQRLSDNQELTLQGPMIEVENNGYINDEEHIPAISHYRNLIQKVRTIPHGQLKVEPANLLGVGKFGKVNTGTLHENENMTTVTCYCIHDKRMNQETKRAMLQELDVLIKAGQQDNILSLIGTSETREMVVVAMEYNSLNLKDFLLGSRDNVSNKFTTMTEQQALDISIGICQGMAHLHSLSIIHKQLCARSVQLSNKLVPKISSFGLAQYFSHNKISDYTRWSSLEVLKGNPSNSKCDVWSFACVLWEIIALGGTPYGNIPNNNEILTHLSKGVRLPQLRYVSDELYQLMLDCWQLIPDERPEFEIILQSLESIKETALYTAMSFKLYSSFQYEQFSPDVEFSARPIF, from the exons ATGAATAAAGTTATCCTCCTGTTGCTATTCGCGATATTTTGCTGCAAAACCGACGGTTTGGACTCTAATTTCTTGGGTTGTTTCAACAGCATTCCGCAAATTAGAAGTGCACATTTGTCTCAAGTTCTTAGAGAAAGGGATTGCGCCGTCCAGTGCTTTAAACGCTATTACAG gtattttaatttttatgatggCTCCTGTATATGTAGTAACTTTCTTGGGGAACAAATTACAAGTAATGTAACATGTGATAGTTACTGCTATAAGCAGAGTTCCAACAGATGTAAAGACatattattaatgaatgtATTTGCTACAGGAAATTTAG TTCCAGGACCGCCTCGCGACATTCGCATCACTAAATTAACTAACGAGAGCTGTAGATTAATTTGGAAAGAGCCAGAATCATATGTTAATATTAACGGCTATGTAATTAGTGCAGTAATACTGAAAACATTCTCAAGCTATCCGCCTAATATGCTGGAATGGCAATTTGGGAATAACACATTTCAAGCAGAGCTTCCAGATCTTCTTCCAGCTACAAAGTATAATTTAAGCATCTATGCTTCATCAGATCATGGTTATGGGgtgaaacagtaccaaattaTTGTGACTAAATTAGCAG agcCCGAATATTTACCCCCACAACCTGTGATTTTAAGTAATGACGGTGACAAAATTGAAGTAAAACTTTCCCCTGTAATGAACAACAACGGCCCTATAAGTTTTTATAGAATTGTGGTGGTTAAATCTGATGATAAGCAAGGATTCGAAGCAAATAATGTTCTTTCCTATGACGATTCACAAAAAAACAGCATAAGTTATTACGTTGCCGCTGAGATAAACCCTCAA gacattaaaaagaattttatagtGGGTGACGGTAAGAGGTATGGCCGTTTTTATAATGCTCCTTTAAACCCGGGTGTTAACTACCAGATTTTAGTGGGTTTAGTAAGCGAGTTTAATGGGGAAACAAAAATAGCCTACAGTGAAGCTAGCGGCTATAATAATGGAATATCTATTTTAAACGTTTTCCAAGAGGATACCCTTG ACGATGCGTCAGCCCTAGTAACGGGCCTTTCAATAGCAATAGTCCTCCTTACTATCATATTAATAGTAGGCATTATTGgctttataatattaaaaaagagaGTTGATAATAGGCGTCAAAGACTGTCAGACAACCAAGAATTGACTTTGCAAGGGCCAATGATTGAGGTG GAAAATAATGGCTACATTAATGACGAAGAGCACATCCCGGCTATATCTCATTATAgaaatttgatacaaaaaGTCAGAACAATTCCACATGGACAGCTGAAAGTTGAGCCTGCCAATTTACTGGGTGTTGGCAAGTTTGGTAAAGTTAACACGGGGACGTTAcacgaaaatgaaaatatgacTACAGTTACATGTTACTGTATACATGATAAGAGAATGAACCAAGAAACAAAAAGAG caATGTTACAAGAGTTAGACGTTCTCATAAAAGCAGGGCAACAGGATAACATTTTAAGCCTTATTGGCACATCCGAGACACGTGAGATGGTTGTTGTGGCTATGGAATATAATTCtctaaatttgaaagattttctCTTGGGAAGTAGGGacaatgtttcaaataaattcactACAATGACTGAGCAGCAAGCTTTGGATATTTCAATAGGAATATGCCAGGGAATGGCACATTTGCATTCTTTGAGC ATTATTCACAAACAACTATGTGCCAGAAGCGTTCAATTGTCGAACAAATTAGTACCAAAGATAAGTAGTTTTGGATTAGCACAATACTTCAgccataataaaatatcagacTATACTAGATGGTCATCTTTGGAGGTGCTTAAAGGCAATCCCTCTAATTCCAAATGTGACGTATGGTCGTTCGCCTGCGTATTATGGGAGATAATTGCATTAG GTGGAACTCCCTACGGAAACATTCCAAACAATAATGAGATACTTACACATCTGTCTAAGGGAGTACGTCTCCCTCAATTAAGATACGTTAGTGATGAGTTGTATCAGCTTATGTTAGACTGCTGGCAGTTAATACCAGATGAGAGACcagaatttgaaataatactACAGTCTTTAGAATCGATCAAAGAAACCGCATTATATACCGCAATGAGCTTTAAGCTTTACTCTAGTTTTCAATACGAGCAGTTTTCCCCTGATGTGGAATTTTCTGCCCGACCTATATTTTAG